Part of the Anopheles gambiae chromosome 3, idAnoGambNW_F1_1, whole genome shotgun sequence genome is shown below.
CATGCCTCCCTCCATCGCCTGCCTTCCCATTTACATGCTCTGCTGCGGGGCATGTTTTTGCTGCAGGTGGTGGTTATGGTTTGAAACGagcgaaaaaaagcgaaagaaaaacaacaaacaaggcatcgtttgtgtgtgttgatagCTTACAAAATACTTGTTCCATAAATTCACATTCCATGCTGCAGGTGCCTCCCCCAGGGGTGGCGAAGACAAACACCTGGgatcgtgtgtgtgagtgtggctGTGGGCGTGTGATAATGCGGTGAAGTTGCATATTGCAATCGTATCGAACACTGACAGCGTTCGGATAATGTTCTCCAAAAGCGAGACTACGCGTAGCAGACCGTCTCAGCATAAAGCTAGTGACGTGCGATGATATGgctggcagcagtagcagcagccgaGCTAAGTGAAACATGAAAGAAACATGTCGGTAAAAGTGGAAATGCTGATCGTACAACGCCTGGCAGCGTTGGATGCGATTACAGATTTGGGTAGCCAATGTTAATTATGCTGATCAAACTTGGCTTGTTAAAATGCCAGCGAGGCCTGCCGTGTCCGTATGTGGGAAGAAGAAAACCCAGATAATACCGGGCAGCCAAGGCAAAGCACACGAAACGAGAAATTGTAACCTCGCGGATAGGCGCAGCCGATGATTGGCGAGAAGGAAATGAAGTAAGTCTTGCGAGTCTGTTGATTGAATTTCCTATTTCGCTCGTCTGAACGAAATTGATGAGATGAAGCGTGGCTTTAAGCTTTTGATGTTCGTGCACGCAGGCTTTGTACTGGAGTCTCAAGCTTGTTGGCATGTGGTCGTGCTCGAATGTATTGAGACATTATGTCACGATTTATCACGAAAATTGGCTCATGGCACATGTATTATGTTCAAACCAATGTCCAATTATTTGGTAATGGGTATCTCCGGGCGGGATTTAAGTAACTCCGTATcgaaatcaaattaaatgttACGAGCTCTAGTGTTTTATCAATTTCTCATGTAACATCACTAGTTGCGTTTTGTGCTATCGAtcgaatatatatatattttttttttctacagcaGGTTTCCTATCCAAATCATGCATGGTGAGTGTGTGATTGGGAAAGTCATCAATCTTCCACGTGGTCTTTCACGAAAGAAGCAACCCCAAAACCTTCACCATAATCAATAACTCACAGCAATAAAGGCAAGAATAGGAAGAAACAGAAccaacattttcatttccatgGCCTTTCTCGTGTCCAGCAAGTTTTTCTGGGTAAAAGAAATGTTTACAGCGGCGAAGGTGAACATGCTTCCCTTTTCGGTGGTGTGATTGATTAGCCAAGGTCCGGTGAAGAGTGATGAAGAATGAAGCCTTTCAAAGCGTTCCTGCCCGTGGAAAGGTAGACATCCGATGGTTAAATCAATCTCTTTTGTGGGGAGAATAAAGCcaaaatggtttattttcttGATGGGAGCACAGGGAGGAATACAAAGCTCGTTGCTCTGATGCTGTTGAATCGACACTTTGAAAGCATTTAATTTTCCACGCTGGAAAAGATGCTTCTGATGCGGTTCTCATGTACATTTTACACCGGCatcgatcgaaaatcgatagTAAAGGTTCTCCAATCGCATGGAGATGTGTGAATTTTATCGATCCCGAATTAGCATACACAGTTCCGTCCATCCGTTGGGTTGGAAGAGTGCACGTGttttcgatttatttttgcttcttcttcttcttcgaaatctggaaagaaatgaaaagttGAGCCAACAGCGGAGATAGAGTGAAAGGGGTCGAAAAAGGGCGAACCGAACAGCCGATGCTGCGGCCGACGACGTTGTCGATTTTATGGGAAATTTATATGTAAACGATAAAATTCAACCAGCCCACTAGCCGGCTTTTGCCCCGTGGCATGCTCCCTCGGTGAGCTGTAGCTCGCTCGTTTTGGTGGTGATGTGCTGGTGTCTTTGCCGTACTGTTGGCGAAAAGAAGAGGGCTCCAATATGGCTTCAATTGGCTGGGATTTGTGTGCTTGGGCGGTTGGGGTGTTTTGGCTTTGGTGCTCTAGGTGTAGCTACTTTATGAAGCAATGTTCATGCTGTTGAAATTTTGTGGTGTGATTATTGGGATAAGGAAAACGTTATTGgatggtggcttgttggtttattggtttatttgtttgaaatgtgTATATGTTTAtgatgttgtttgtgtttattgttttattacaaATTGTTAGTTCTATTAACATTCGTTATAAGCTATTGTCGTTATGAATAACAATCCCTTTCCTTTTAAATAGTGTTATTGCATCGAtgcttttgttgatttttgtttaaatttgtaTCATTAATAGAAGGAATTGTGATGATTTTTCCTTCCATATTGCTTTGTCTTGTTTGCACCTAGCTTGTTTTCCTAACTCAATCTCGCTTTCAGTGTTATAATGATAAAATGTTTGTTCCATCGTAAGCTTTCTTCGGCTACCCATAAGCCAGCCAGCTTTCGCCGTTGGACATGAAATTAGTTACACCTCCCTTTTGGTTACCTAATTTTCTGCCGCTGCTATGTAATTTAGCTGTGCCTTCAGTCCATTGCATGTACCGCGCTAACCAAAGAGAACAAAACAGTGCCCAACGAACGCTCTGGAAGTATGTTTTTGCCACCGCGTCCCCCCGGCGTTCGGCTTAGTCGCGAGAGTTCAACCGGAAGGAAATTGTAgttaattttaatgttttgcttttccttcgcGCTCCGCGCACACATCGATACACTTTGGCGAGCTAGAGCTAGAAATTATGATGAGCTAAAACCGTTCGAAGAAgagcacaaaaaacaaaactccgtTAGAAAATGATGACAAGAAATTTCTCAGCAAAGCACAATAATTAATGACACTTTTTGTGACAGCTGTAGTAGCTCTAAATGATGCCGCAATTGAGCACaagcaaattttctcatttttgctacaaaacaaaaaaggttcaTTAGCAGTTTTCCTTTATacgttatgtgtgtgtgtgtttttttttctctctctaacGGGTCCTTTTGAACAATCCATACACCACCGGTGCTGACGTGTTATGCTGCCATCGAAGCCTGTTTGCCCGGGTAAAGgaagtaatttaattttgtcGCCCGAATAAGCGGGCGGCTTAGCGAGGCGAAAAATGTGTGCCACTTTCGCTTATGGTTCCGAAATCGTTCTCGGCCCATTTTCTTAACTGCACAAACCACACGAAGGTGTAGGAAAAATGGGACCACCCCATACTGAAGGTGTTTCATAAAGCGGGTGCCCGGGGGTTTTGCGAATGTTATGAACGAAccgtggtttttgttttatgggGTCACTCTCGTAACTTTCCGGGTCAAGATTTCCGCCGTCGGTTAGGTGACATCGTTTATTGATTTAAAGGTTGTACCAACCGtttcaattgaaacaaaccgCCAACGAGAGGATCAACATTTTTGTAGTGTTTTATCCGTGTTTTTGCAAGTCTTTCATGGATGACGCAATATTGCTCAATTCTCGGGATTCTCTGGATTCTCTGGATTATTATATTCTATCCGTCTGGACGTTTCGCTTCAAACTGCATTGCAAAAATAACTGGTTTTGGTGGCTGCGTTCTAACGGGCATTGACTTTCTCAGATATTTGTTTATATATGCACGATCAAGGCTGACCGTGGAATCAGTGTTGTGTTAGGCGTTGAACAGCAACAGAGGTCCAGAAACAGCTTTCGATAGTGATCTGTTTTCGCTGTTTCCCCCTTTCTCTTCTCCAAACTCGCATTTAAAGGTGTTTGTGATCGTGATGTTTTTAGTTCTTTTGAGTATATGTCTGGGCACTGCCCTTGCCTGGATGATCGTTACCATCTTGCGGAACCGTGCCACTGTGTTGATGCTTCAAAAACGACTTCCCAACTTTAAAGTTGTACCTGCGATCCCGGTGTTTGGTTTGACTTATCACTTCAAGGATCTGAGTGCCGAAGGATTATTTACTACCTTCATTGGACTCCATAAACTGTATGGCAAAACCCTTATTACGCAGAGCCTGTTCAACTTGCCTTCACTGCATGTCAGCGATGCCAAGGTGATTGGGCAGATCATGCAAGCGCGTACGGTCGAAAAGACGATCGTTTACGACTTCATGACTCCCTGGCTTGGAACGGGACTGATCGTATCGACCGGATCGAAGTGGACCCAGCGTAGAAAGATCATAACGCCAGcgtttcatttcaaaataCTGGAGGATTTCCTTGTCATCATGAACCACCAGTCGGATGTGCTGATCGAGAAGCTGAAGACGAGTGCAAATGGTATGGATTGTAATATTTACAACCACGTGACGTACTGCGCACTGGACATCATCTCCGAATCTGCAATGAGTGTCAAGCTCAACACGCAACAGCATCCGAACTCAGAATACGTCCTGGCAGTGAAAGAGTAAGCGTTAGTTGATACCGTAGTTGGGTGAAGTTGTATTGTAAATGTACTTGTGATTCTTTCAGAATGACTGATATTATCCTGAAGCGTCTATTCTCGCTTTTTCGCGAATACAAATGGGCATTCCAGTTTACCAAAGCCCATCGCCGTCAACGAGAACTGGTGAAAGTGATACACGATTTTGCCTATAAAGTAATCAGCGATCGTAAGAAGCAACTGTATTCCGACGCTCAAGAACAGCAGCGAGCTCAGAAACAACTTGCCGAAGAGGACGTCTATGGGAAGCGTCGGATGACTCTATTGGACCTCCTACTGAACGTTACCATGGACGGTAAACCGCTGTCCGATTCAGAAATTCGGGAAGAAGTAGATACGTTCATGTTTACTGGTCATGACTCGACTACCTCCAGTATCAGCTTTACCGCGTACCATCTCTCTCGCGACGCTTCTATCCAACAGCGTGTGTACGACGAGATTCTAGCCATTGTGGGACCGGATGCCAAAACTGTAGAGCTTACCTACGGCACACTGCAGAAACTGAAGTATCTTGAGATGGTGATCAAGGAAACACTTCGCATCAACCCTCCTGTACCGGTCATAGGGCGTCGATCGGCCGGTGACATGGTGATTGATGGAGTGACCATTCCAAAGGGACTCGATTTCTTTTTAGTGATCTACTCGCTGCACAATGATCCGGAACTGTATCCCGAACCGACTCGTTTCGATCCGGAACGGTTCGGCGAGGAAGCCTCGGTCAAGCGACCGCCATACAGCTACATGCCATTTAGTGCGGGCTCACGGAACTGTATTGGACAGCGGTACGCGATGCTTGAGGTGAAAACTGTGCTCGTGAAGCTGCTGGCCAACTATCAGTTGTTACCGTGCGAAGCAAGCAATCAGCTGCGACTCAAAGCCGATATGACACTGAAACCGGtgaacggtgtgtttgtgaagcTCGTCCGTAGATAAGAAATCGTTCAAaccaataaaataatatacgTAAGAATTGTCATTGTTACTGAGCTCTATTTCAATGCTGGATGGTGCAATGTAGTGTGAAGGCCGGTCTGATGGTACAATCTTCAACtcatacgacttaacaacatgcccgccatgaGTTCAAACCCCAAAAGGTCTGTGCCTCCATTTATATAGGACTGATTATCGTGTTATGTGTAatcagtaagtcactgaaagtcagCCCACTTgtagtacaggcaggccttgaccgtttgtttttccaaagaagaaaagaaggtaCAGATAGTCCCCAAGATACGCCGtccctcttatacgcggatttgGCAATAAACGGATTTCTAAATTTGATAGATCTTTCAGCACGATCATTAGACTGGCTATAACTTtcaattaaatgcaaaatgtcatgacaaTTAGCTCGATTTTAACTGGAAACTGCCTGATTCGACTAGCGTGGAAAATCGAGATACGCGGATTCTTTTCGGTCTGCTAAGTAACGTATCTCGGAGACAGCCTGTTTTCTTCATTGGATTTTACCAGAATCTGGATCTTCTGGATATTGGCACGAAACGTGCAATACAATGGTGGACGAGGCGGTTGGTATAATGCCTGAACGTTGTTCGAGATCATTTTCGTCACCACAAGAACTGGTGTTGCAGGTTGCGTCATTAAATATTCCGAGAAATCCCATACCcaacaagaagaagagaaaatatcatacattttgtttttgcttttgttgaatatttaaaatggCAAGACTTATTCAAATTACAGATCAGTTAAGGAAGTTAAGTTAAGGAAGGAACATTACGATTAGAGTGAATATATTTATTTGGAACAATGTAATCTATTGCGCACCAAGTAAGTAAACAGTAAACACCTTCAGTAGCAAGAAcaactaaaataaattataataatgaTTACAATAATTGACAAACAATTTAATCGCGAGCATTCTGCCTGGTGTCATGTTTTGCAGGATTTATGAAAAGCACGAGTAACTCACATACTCTGTGGTGTGTCTCAACGATATATGTACCCAATAATCGCTTGTACCCTATTATTAGATTGTTGTTTCAAGTTAGAATAGCTAGAAATTGATTTCATGAGTTAAATAAATTGCACTCAacttctttgtttgttttgaaaagaTGATCATAGACAAGGGACATTGGGTATGAGATCTTTAGGGAGGTTTACTGCTTTACTCATCCGGCGTTCGTGTCTGGATATGTATCACATGTAGTCTTatcaaaaaatgtataaaaagaaTTGTATTTCACGAACAGAACCATTTCGGAGATCCAACCAACACACCGTTTTTAAGCACTGCTAATAATatcgatatatttttttagattAGCCAAAAGGCACATTTATGTTCcagacaaaacacacacacactgctaaAATAACAGGTTTTGTTGAACGCATATTAACGGTTCTTCTTTCTGCCAGgtatttgtttatatattcACGGCCAAGGCTGATCGCGGAACTAGTGTTGTGTTTACCGTTGAACAGCAACAGAGGTCTAAAAACAGGGACAGAAAGTGAAGAATTTTCGCTTTCTATCTTTGATATCGCTTCTGCTCATTAGCGTGTGACGTTGTTTGTGATCGAGATGTTTTTAGTTCTTCTGGCGATGTGTCTGGGCGTTGTCTTTGTCTGGATGTTCTTTACCATCTGCCGAAACCGTGCCACTGTGTTGATGCTTCAAAAACGTCTTCCCAATTTTAAAGTTATTCCCGCGATCCCGGTGTTTGGTTCGATGTATCACTTTAAAGATCCGTCAGCTGAAGGAATATTTAATACCTTCTGTGATTTCGATACACAGTATGGTAAAACCCTTATTACGCAGAGCCTGTTCAACTTTCCTTCAATCCATGTCTGCGATGCGAAGGTGATTGGGCAGATCATGCAAGCGCGTACGATCGAAAAGACGATCATTTACGACTTCATGACTCCCTGGCTCGGAACGGGACTGATCGTATCGACCGGATCGAAGTGGACCCAGCGTAGAAAGATCATAACGCCAGcgtttcatttcaaaataCTGGAGGATTTCCTTGTCATCATGAACCACCAGTCGGATGTGCTGATCGAGAAGCTGAAGACGAGTGCAAATGGTATGGATTGTAATATTTACAACCACGTGACGTACTGCGCACTGGACATCATCTCCGAATCTGCAATGAGTGTCAAGCTCAACACGCAACAGCATCCGAACTCAGAATACGTCCTGGCAGTGAAAGAGTAAGCGTTAGTTGATACCGTAGTTGGGTGAAGTTGTATTGTAAATGTACTTGTGATTCTTTCAGAATGACTGATATTATCCTGAAGCGTCTTTTCTCGCTTCTACGCGAATACAAATGGGCATTCCAGTTTACCAAAGCCCACCGTCGTCAGCGAGAACTGGTGAAGGTAATACACGATTTTGCCCATAAGGTGATCAGCGATCGTAAGAAGCAATCCGACGCTCAAGAACTGCAGCGAGCTCAGAAACAACTTGCCGAAGAGGACGTTTATGGGAAGCGTCGGATGACTCTACTGGACCTCCTACTGAACGTAACCATGGACGGTAAACCGCTGTCCGAATCAGAAATTCGGGAAGAAGTAGATACGTTCATGTTTACTGGTCATGATACAACCACCTCTTGTATCAGCTTTGCCGCGTACCATCTCTCTCGCGATGCTTCTATCCAACAGCGTGTGTACGACGAGATTCTAGCCATTGTGGGACCGGATGCCAAAACTGTAGAGCTTACGTACGGCACACTGCAGAAGCTGAAGTATCTTGAGATGGTGATCAAGGAAACACTTCGCATCAACCCTCCTGTACCGGTTATAGGACGTCGATCGGCCGGTGACATGGTGATTGATGGAGTGACCATTCCGAAGGGACTCGATTTCTTCATAATGATCTACTTACTGCACCACGATCCGGAACTGTATCCCGAACCGACTCGTTTCGATCCGGAACGGTTCGGCGAGGAAGCCTCGGCCAAGCGACCGCCGTTCAGCTACATGCCGTTTAGTGCGGGCTCACGGAACTGTATTGGACAGCGGTACGCGATGCTTGAGGTGAAAACCGTGCTTGTGAAGCTGCTGGCCAACTATCAGTTGTTACCTTGCGAAGCAAGCAATCAGCTACGTCTCAAAGCCGATATGACGCTGAAACCGGTGAATGGTGCGTTTGTGAAGCTCGTCCCTAGATAAAAATGGTCCAAatcatttatcattattaaGAGTCATCTTGCGATCTGTTGTTTGTATGGGATTCTTGAAGTATGAATTGAACTGTGTTTTTGATCCTGGATAATGTAATGAATTATTAGCGGAATCGTCATAATCTAGATATTGAAAGAAGAGAGATACCGTACGAACTGGCGTTACAATAGAAGACGCGTAGGTTCTTGCAAGGGCCGAACGAGGTCTGATGTAGGCCATTCCTGGAACAAGACTGGCAGTGTTGCTTGTGTGATTTAAGACTGGACACGCCAATTTACAACCGTCGTTACTCTGTTACCTCAGTACAAATTGAAGGTATCAAAACATTTCTTTTGTTAATTTTGTAAACAACTTTAGTCTGCTAAAGAAAATACACTACGTTACAGATTGTTACACAATTCTTCGGCTGGAGTTGGTATATATATTGGTtatacaatataaaaaaagttcGTTGTTGCTAGCATTATTATGCTCTCTTTACATTCAACCGGCTATAAAGCATTTTTCGGTTTGATAAGCAAATAAACAGtttcaaaaataattaatttcataAACAGTAGTATCGCGAGTATTATTCCAGACGTCATACTGAGCATGAAAAGCACCAGTACCTCACATACTCTGTGTATCTTAACGATTTATGTACTCTCTGCTAGCTGCATGTATATTGATTCACGTGAGAGCAGCTAGAAATTCATTGAATgagttgaataaataaatctgAACGAAAGAGATAGTTTCGTGTGTTTCTTTACCcccaaaaatttaaataaaaatcgtTCATGTCTTCAACCCACGGATTAGCTACACAGCCATAGGGCATTTGGTGTGAGATCTTTCAGAAGCTTTATTGCCTTCCTCATCAGGCACTCGTGTCGGGATATGTGTCACAGCCAGCTTAATAATGTGTAGCGTGTGTTGCGTTCCGCTCTCCGGATTCCGCTCGATAAAACCATTATTTCTGATGGATTTACATTCACCTTTCGGGATTGGGCCGCTGCAGACGACGGGAACTACGCTAGCCAACGACTATAATCATTCTAATGCACTTATGATTAAGTTATTCCTTCACCTTAATGTCTTTTTTGtcgctcgttcgctcgctgTCAGTCCCCGGTTTGCCCCCGGTGTATTACACCGTCACTGTCAACGTGTGCAGCAGCGCAGTTCCACACTTTCACCGATTCCGTTTTCATTCCGTCGCTTGTGTGACTGTGGTTGCTAATGTCCGTAGACACGGAGGGAGGATTTACATGGGAAATGTGAACAAGACGCCGGTGGAACGCCgggtaaaagaaaaataatttaaaatcaatacTTCCCAAGCTTAGTGGTTCGATTGCTATGCTCTTAATGTTTAGGAAAGGGAAATCGGTACAAATGGTTAGGTCCGATTGCTAAGGAAAGGTTTAATACAGCGACCACAAAAGGAATGTGGTGAAGCTGTGGGTTTTTGGTATAATTGTTTCTTGATTGGGAATGTATTGTTGTGTTAGGTCCTATCGTTATTTGATAAACTTTGAATTGCATTGACAAATATGCAACAGAGAAAGTGATGGAAATTGAAGTTGTTGTAGgcaagaaacataaaaaaaaaacaagaatcgtttgctgtttttgtttcattcatcTCTTTTAAGAAGAATTTGCCTTCTCTTTTAAGAATATAAAATGTTGAAgtaataagaaaaataaaataatcaatcaGTAAATTAGACACAAAACACCTTAATCTTGGATCTTAATCAACTAGAAACTCTTGTCATCTCCAATCATTATCAACCTTTTCTTTATAATCATTTAATTGATTTCTTTGCCACAAGATAAATCACTCCAAATCATCCCTTTCTTCTCTTGCGAGTACACAGATTGCAAAGGCAGCAGATCAGATAATGAggggtaaaataaataaaaatcttaTTTGTAGCCAGACCACAATGAAGTAGATAACTGCAGGGACCGATAAAAATCCCCTGAACCATCGTAAATTACTCGTTCATTACGAAatttccctttcctttccgcGTAAACTGACAAGAGACCGTACgcgaaggaaggaaaagatCGTTAGCGTACatcaaattaagaaatcattctttttaaatgaaattagtTCAAGAAGTGATCAAACGAGAAAGATTTTCGAACCAATCCCAAACACCATACATCTTCAATggtggaaaataataaattctcGTTACAAATGATGACGGTGGCAGAATTGATATTGTTTAATGCATCACAATGAGCTCGCCGGATAAACGCAATACATCATAAATCCACTTTCATTTGACAATGATGGATGTTTGATAAGGTTTAGACAAAAGGAATGTTCTTGCTCTACAGCTCTGTCAGTATTGATGCCTGTTTAGTTGAACTTTTAGGCAGTGGTTTGAACGAGAACACGTGTACACGAACCATCAACGAATCGAACTGTTGGCCCTGACCGTCCGGTGGGGCGCCGATGCAGCCGTTGGCATTTTTGAACTGCAGCCAAGGCCTTTTGCCGAAACTGATTCACTACCACGGCAATGATAATAATTCTGTTTTGCTATgcaacacactaacacacacacaaccacaagcAATCACTAAATCAAGCCTCATCGCACAGCGCAGGCCAGAGTTGGAAAATGACTCGTCAATGTCGCAGGCACGATACACCACTTCGCGGGTGTCACGAGTTGCATCGAGGGGaaagctttatttatttatgtatttgcTTTATTCTAGCCCTTTGCTTCTTTCTCCCGAAAAGCTGGCCTGCTCAACCGATTGTGGTggaaaaagggaagagaaTTGATATCGAGCAGGAAGTGGCGCGGGCATAGAAATTGCATTCCCTCAATCAATAGAGGAGTTCCGAGCAATGCAAACCACCGGCTCGGGCTCGGTAGACAAAACCGAACGTGAAATGTCCTAGATATTGCAGCGGGCACACAACACATCGGACACAATTGCTGCTCCACTAGGGggctcctctctctctctctctctctggggAGAACATTAGAGAGTGTGTCGTGGAAGGTAGTAGTGGGCAAAGTGAGGGCAATAGAGTAAAATCGATATTCCATTTTCCGACGGTGACGGTTGTACGGCTTGTACGGCAACGACCGACGGCAACCTACTTCCTATTTTCCCTCttgattttgtgttttctttctgaTTCACACTAACACTCCCGAGACCACTAGCAGTCGGGCTAACATATTCAcagcgcacagacacacacaaaggatACTCCCAAGCGCGCTGTACTGACTTAACTGTCAATAtgattaaaaattcatttttatccATCAACGGGACGATAGCACGCGTCAAACGATATGGCGAACGATATGGCagtggaaaatgtgtgtgtgtgtttgtggtgccgCCGATGTAGATAATCCTGGACCCACTGCCATCGCCTGTTACACGTAGGAATCACTGACGGTGGAAAAACTATTTCCGGCAAATCTCGCATCGATTGCAAGCTAAACGATGGTGGTGTCGTAAAATGGCGCTGGAATGAAACGCCTGCCAATGTAATGTGCTTCGTGGAATGTGTGGCCTTTTTTTTGCCGACTGTGGGATACTTTGAGCACTTTGGGGATGCCTGGTAGAACCTTTGCCAATGCGTtgctttaattaataattcatcTTGATAATCTTGGAACGTGctgtaatgtaataattacaGCAAAAAGCGCTCCAAAACGATTTAGGTGATTTCCCTCCCAGAAGTAGGTTCTCGGATATATCAGATCAAGAATAGTACCCTGGAAAGTAAACCAGGTAATCTTTAGCATCGATAAGGGTTCCTCGATTGGCCTCCACAATTTATTGGGCCTCGCCATACCAGACGACAATACGTCTCAGTATAGCTTGAAGTCATCGACCGAAAGGTAAACGTTTCTTACCACCAAGGGAGTCCGTCAGACATTATTGCTGGAGGACCTCTCTCACACC
Proteins encoded:
- the LOC1275429 gene encoding cytochrome P450 4d2: MFLVLLSICLGTALAWMIVTILRNRATVLMLQKRLPNFKVVPAIPVFGLTYHFKDLSAEGLFTTFIGLHKLYGKTLITQSLFNLPSLHVSDAKVIGQIMQARTVEKTIVYDFMTPWLGTGLIVSTGSKWTQRRKIITPAFHFKILEDFLVIMNHQSDVLIEKLKTSANGMDCNIYNHVTYCALDIISESAMSVKLNTQQHPNSEYVLAVKEMTDIILKRLFSLFREYKWAFQFTKAHRRQRELVKVIHDFAYKVISDRKKQLYSDAQEQQRAQKQLAEEDVYGKRRMTLLDLLLNVTMDGKPLSDSEIREEVDTFMFTGHDSTTSSISFTAYHLSRDASIQQRVYDEILAIVGPDAKTVELTYGTLQKLKYLEMVIKETLRINPPVPVIGRRSAGDMVIDGVTIPKGLDFFLVIYSLHNDPELYPEPTRFDPERFGEEASVKRPPYSYMPFSAGSRNCIGQRYAMLEVKTVLVKLLANYQLLPCEASNQLRLKADMTLKPVNGVFVKLVRR
- the LOC133393850 gene encoding cytochrome P450 4d2-like, with the translated sequence MFLVLLAMCLGVVFVWMFFTICRNRATVLMLQKRLPNFKVIPAIPVFGSMYHFKDPSAEGIFNTFCDFDTQYGKTLITQSLFNFPSIHVCDAKVIGQIMQARTIEKTIIYDFMTPWLGTGLIVSTGSKWTQRRKIITPAFHFKILEDFLVIMNHQSDVLIEKLKTSANGMDCNIYNHVTYCALDIISESAMSVKLNTQQHPNSEYVLAVKEMTDIILKRLFSLLREYKWAFQFTKAHRRQRELVKVIHDFAHKVISDRKKQSDAQELQRAQKQLAEEDVYGKRRMTLLDLLLNVTMDGKPLSESEIREEVDTFMFTGHDTTTSCISFAAYHLSRDASIQQRVYDEILAIVGPDAKTVELTYGTLQKLKYLEMVIKETLRINPPVPVIGRRSAGDMVIDGVTIPKGLDFFIMIYLLHHDPELYPEPTRFDPERFGEEASAKRPPFSYMPFSAGSRNCIGQRYAMLEVKTVLVKLLANYQLLPCEASNQLRLKADMTLKPVNGAFVKLVPR